A single genomic interval of Lathyrus oleraceus cultivar Zhongwan6 chromosome 7, CAAS_Psat_ZW6_1.0, whole genome shotgun sequence harbors:
- the LOC127105308 gene encoding mitochondrial fission protein ELM1 — MSCLLAGYSLTTHAYSEPTSQATTPYCSHQNLKFSQNFLSFSREIPCAQIFELKLVFIPCLTRSIKSMRPIQLPEPPSPTAHRGTPDIFESGVHTFVRRAVVIGNGFSASENQSIGLVRALGFSDNYFLYRVTRPKGGVNEWLHWLPVSLHKKIYYIIRTVGDYSLLLLRSQQKKFIPSENGVSDGLLGVLEADTKQIVNFAQETYEKEGPLLVVACGRDTISTASSIKSLASENVFVVQIQHPRLHLTRFDMVITPKHDYFPLTPQGQEQVPRLIRSWITPRDPPDSHVVLTTGALHQIDFTSIRSAAATWHDEFAHVRRPLLAINVGGPTSNCKYGGDLAKQLVASLLSVLTSCGSVRISFTEKTPQKVANIITKELGNDPKVYIWDGQGPNPHMGHLAWADAFVVTADSVSMISEACSTGKPVYVVGSERCKWKFAEFHKSLRERGVVRAFTGSEDISESWSYPPLNDTADAANRVREALAARGWKLKI, encoded by the exons ATGTCTTGCCTACTCGCCGGGTACAGTCTTACGACTCACGCCTATTCGGAACCAACCAGCCAAGCCACTACACCGTATTGCTCTCACCAGAATCTCAAATTTTCTCAAAACTTTCTCTCGTTTTCCCGAGAAATTCCATGCGCCCAAATTTTTGAACTGAAGCTAGTGTTCATACCTTGTCTTACACGTTCAATCAAATCGATGAGACCAATTCAACTTCCTGAACCGCCGAGCCCTACCGCCCATAGAGGTACTCCTGATATCTTTGAATCTGGAGTTCATACCTTCGTCAGACGCGCCGTCGTTATCGGAAACGGTTTCTCCGCTTCCGAGAATCAGAGTATCGGATTGGTTCGCGCACTTGGTTTCTCTGATAACTATTTCCTATAT CGGGTTACCAGGCCTAAAGGAGGAGTTAATGAGTGGCTTCATTGGCTTCCAGTCTCCCTCCATAAgaaaatatattatattataagAACGGTTGGCGATTATTCCCTCCTACTGTTGAGATCTCAACAAAAGAAGTTCATACCTTCAGAAAATGGTGTCAGTGACGGCTTGTTAGGTGTCTTAGAAGCCGATACAAAGCAGATAGTAAATTTCGCTCAAGAAACTTATGAGAA GGAGGGACCTTTGTTGGTGGTTGCATGTGGAAGAGATACCATTTCTACTGCAAGTTCTATAAAAAGCTTAGCATCTGAGAATGTTTTTGTCGTTCAG ATACAACATCCAAGATTGCATTTGACTAGGTTCGACATGGTGATTACACCTAAGCATGACTATTTTCCTCTGACTCCACAAGGACAAGAACAAGTTCCCCGGCTTATTCGAAGTTGGATAACTCCGCGTGATCCTCCAGATAGTCATGTG GTTCTCACGACTGGAGCCCTACATCAAATAGATTTCACTTCAATACGTAGTGCTGCTGCTACTTGGCATGATGAATTTGCACATGTTCGCAGGCCCTTGCTCGCTATCAACGTTGGAGGACCAACAA GTAACTGTAAATATGGTGGAGACCTTGCAAAGCAGTTAGTAGCCTCTTTGCTCAGTGTTCTTACTAGTTGTGGGAGTGTTAGAATATCCTTTACAGAGAAGACTCCTcaaaaa GTGGCCAACATTATAACGAAAGAACTTGGAAATGATCCAAAAGTTTATATTTGGGATGGGCAAG GACCTAACCCACACATGGGCCATCTAGCTTGGGCTGATGCATTTGTTGTCACGGCTGATTCAGTTAGTATGATAAGTGAAGCTTGCAGCACTGG AAAGCCCGTTTACGTTGTGGGGTCTGAGCGTTGTAAATGGAAGTTTGCcgaatttcacaaatcattgagAGAGCGAGGAGTTGTTCGGGCTTTTACAGGTTCTGAGGAT ATATCGGAGAGTTGGAGCTATCCACCTCTTAACGATACTGCTGATGCAGCTAACCGAGTCCGTGAAGCGCTTGCTGCCCGAGGGTGGAAGCTGAAGATATAA